The genomic DNA ccattcaTGTATtgtgggaataaatcccacttaattgtggtgaatggtctttttaatgtatttttctttgtcacttgCCAATATTTTGCTGAGGTATTTTGCATCTATGCCCATCAGGGATACTggctataggtttttttttttgtgtgtgtgtgtggtgtctgtctggttttggtattataCTAATTATAgcattgtaaattttatttggatGTATTCCTTATGCTTTTTGAATAGTtggaggagaataggtattaatttttctttaaatgtctggtataaTTTACTTGTGAATCCATCTGTTcctggtcttttgttttttggtagttttttgattaccaattcaattttattacttgTAATCAGACTgttcagactttctttttttttcctagttcagttttagaagattgcatgtttctagaaaataatccatttcttctaagttgacctgtttgttggcatatagtattcatagtattctcttataatcctttgtatttctgtactgataattgttacttttttctcatttgtgattttatttatttgggttctttctcttttttttcttgatgagtctggctaagcatttgcccattttgtttatcttttcataaaaccagttcttggttttattgatgttttttttttcttttttattctctttgttatttatttctgctttgatctgtattatttcctttcttctacttaccttaggctttttttgttctttgtattctTGTTCCTAAGGcctaaggttagattgtttatttcagttttttcttgtttcttgaagtagtCCTGCTTGAACTTCTTTTCCTGTGTCTCAGacattttggaccattgtgttttcacttttcatttgtttacatgtaatcttttatttcttctttgatagcTTCATTGACCCACTGGTTATTTATAATGTTGTTCAGTCTCCacatgttttactttttccaatttttttcttatgatttaattttggtttcacacaattatggtcagaaaagatacatggtatgatttcaattttttttaaatttattgaggcttgttttatggcctaaaaatgatctattctgaagaatgttccatgtgcacttgaaaagaatatttattcttttgttgttgttttattgtattttgggTGGAATGTTTTGTACATATTTGTTATGTCCACCAGGTTTAATGTGGAAACAGAATTTTGAAACAGATTATTTACTTGCTTCGGAAAGTATAAATTCAGAGAATTTTGTGGAGCCAGGTTTCACGTCACATATTCCATTCATTTAGGAAAACGAAAAAGGAAGGCTCACATTGATTTTGTTACCCTGATGTGGacagtgaaaataaagaaagattgaCATTGACTGcatttttccatgtaaaataaatatttcttttcttttgaagaatTCCAGTAAAACTGATTAATagttattcacattttattaatttgagcCTTCAGTTCTTCTGCCCTCACCTTACCAATCTCATCCCTGAATATTATCACCTGTCTCTTATTTAACAAAAGTTTGAGTTCCTACATAAACATTAATCATATTGTTAATATAAATACTATCTGAGCATAATTACCTTTAAACATCTCCATTGATATATAATCCATATACagtaattcacccatttaaagtgtacgattcaatggtttttagtatattcttaACCTTGCACAGCCATCACTATAACTTAAGTTTCGAACATTTTATCACACAACAAATAAACCCTGTATGCATTAGCAGTCACTGCCAATCTCCCACTCCCTCCACCTTatgcaaccactaatctattttatctatctatgcatttaattattttgaacatttatataaatagaatcacaaaatatgtggtcttttgtcaCTGGCTGAATCTAAGTAccatgcttttgagattcatcatgTTGCAGTTTGCAttagtacttcatttttttattgtcaaataatatccattgtatggatataactACATTTTGTTTAACCTTTAATcagttgatagacacttgggttgtttccactttttggctattatgcaTAATGAATAtttgtgatgtatttttttttgtttgagcacctattttcagttctcttgtatatgtatacatatacatatatgtatatatacatatacatatatgtgcatatattatatatacatatatgtgcatatatgtatatatatatgtgcataaatGCCATATGACTGGAGGGATTTAAGATAGCAGAGTAGTATGGGGACCCTGAGTTTGTCTTATCCCTGAAACACAACTATATCAGCATCAAACTATTTTGGACACCTAGGAAATTCATCTGAGCATTAATGCAATAATCTgcataatttgtttgttttttttttaatttttttcaacgtttatttatttttgggacagagagagacagagcatgaatgggggaagggcagagagagagggagacacagaatcggaagcaggctccaggctctgagccatcagtccagagcctgacgcggggctcgaactcacggaccgcgagatcgtgacctggctgaagtcggacgcttaaccgactgcgccacccaggagcccctaatctGCATAATTTGAATCAGAGATCTTGGCAGGTACATGATGCAGAGAGATAAATGCAGGGGGAGTGAAAAGCAGCAGTGCCACTGTGGGTAGGGAGCTATTtttgcagagaggggacagagagagaaagagaaaggggaagacagtGCAATGCTTTGAGATTGCACAAGAAAAGCATTCCCCCTGAAAGTagctgcagagaaagagagaaagaaagactggaaacacagaagacacaaaatctgttccccaaaatcATGGGCAAGGAAAAATGAGAGGATTTCAATACCACCAGTTTTATATAAATAGTGAAGCACAAggagagtctgaagtttcagagctcagtgcctATCAGTATTCTGGCAAGGAAGCAAGATGattccccaggagcaggcagtacagtctgaggggtccatgtgccacacagggagaagcagttctCCTGCTTGCAGTGCATTTAGTAGAGGCGATACAGCCTCCCCATGGGCAAAAATCCCAGTATACCCAAGAGAGCTGCCACGTTTACTGATATTGGAACAAAGATGCCAGATGAGTGCATCAAAATCTGGCACCTGCGGTATGCTGTGAGTTACCACAAATTCTGCCACTATGCAATCATGCAGATGTTTTCTGGGACAAGTCAGTACCCAGtcattgctcagcaagacccttcTCCAGAGAATCAGGGTGAGTCCAAACCGCAGGGGTCTCTGAAATGTGGGGTTTTGAagcacagccccatctgagataaaattctagAGGGAGGCACCTCCTGGCAGTCAGACTGCTTAAACACACAGTAAAGACAAGGAGTTGACAGAAGCCTGAGACAGAGGGGTAATTGATAGCACATCTGTAAAGGTGGAAATTCCCCCTCTGGAGGCTAGAGAGTGGGGTGAAGGCATTTTCACCTCTAGCACACTCACACTGATCTACCCCAGTATGCTAAGcaggagaacagagctgttacactaagccctgcccacctgtgccctccaggcacatcccccagaagaccagcaaaaATCCTTATCACCCACTTACCACCCACTGTGGACCATAGTGTGCTGCAAAGTTGCAATTCTGGGGGAAACTGGATCtagcttcatttgggtttcattttgtttattaatttgtttgtttctttgctacAGTTTTTATGttgtgttccttttgtttttttcttttctttttctttcttggacacagaaagagcaaattttttattctactatattttctttattttattatattctattttattatttaaatttgtttttaatttttaatttttttaagtttttttttatttcttttctatttttttttctcttttctatcaagcttctccCAACAAGAAGactgaaacacacctaggatttaatttcctttatttgacttttgggttttttttttcattttcaatttttatgtttaattttattttactatttttttcttcctccaaaatgaaaagattgaaaaattcacctcccccccaaaaaaaacagaaagaaatgacaatgaaaagatggagaaattcaCCTCcccaaaaaagaacagaaagaaatgacaactagggatttaatcaacacagatacaagtaagatatctgaactagaaatttaaaatcacGAATACAAGAATAGTAATTGggattgaaaaaagcatagaagacaccagaatccctttctgcagagataaaagaactaaagtCTAGTCAggccaatttaaaaaatgctatatcCAAGATgaaatctcaaatggatgccatgatgGTGAAGATGGATGAACTATAGCAGGGATTCAatgatatagaatataaaattatgggggcgcctgggtggcgcagtcggttaagcgtccgacctcagccaggtcacgatctcgcagtccgtgagttcgagccccgcgtcaggctctgggctgatggctcggagcctggagcctgtttccgattctgtgtctccctctctctctgcccctcccccgttcatgctctgtctctctctgtcccaaaaataaataaacgttgaaagaaattaaaaaaaaaaaagaagataaaattatggagaataatgaagatggaaaaaaaaagaaatgtcttaaaTACACAACCCAACTTTACACCAAagggagctggaaaaagaacagcaaataaacaccaaaaccaggagaagaagggaaatcataaagattagagcagaaataaatgatattaaaaagaaaacaacaacagtagaacaaatcaatgaaagcaggagctggtgttttaatttttttttaatgtttatttatttttgatacagagacagagcatgaacaggggaggggcagagagagagggagacacagaatctgaagcaggctccaagctccaagaggtcagcacagagccaacacagggctcaaactcacaaactgtgagatcatgatcttagccgaagtcggatgcttaactgactgagtcacccaggcgcccaggagctgatgttttaaagaattaacaaaattgagaaaccccTATCCagatttctcaaaatgaaaaagggaaggacccaaataaataaaatcatgaatgaaagaggagagtttACAACCAACACAATGGAAATACAAAGAGTTATgagactattatgaacaattatataccaacaaattgggcaattgGGAAGCAATGGATAAATCCTAGaagcatataaactaccaaaactgaaacaagaagaaataaaaaaaaatgaacagactcataaccagtaaagaagtcgaatcagtaatcaaaaatctcccaacaaacaagagtccagggtcagatggcttccaaggggaattctaccaaacatttacagaattcttttgaagctgttacaagaaatatgaatggaaggaaaatttccaaactctttgtaTAAAGCTAGGATTACCTTGATTCAAAACCAGACTATGAACcccctaaaaaggagaattacagaccaatttccccaataaacatagatgcaaaaattctcaacaagatactagcaaattgaatttaacaatacattaaaagaattattcaccaagatcaagtgggatttattccttagCTGCAGGGttgttcaatatccacaaatcaatcaacatgatataccacattaataaaaaaagaaagaccacacgatcctttcaatagatgcatgaaaagcatttgacgaaatacagcatcgtttcttgataaaaactctgaagaaagcagggatagaaggaacatacttcaacatcgtaaaggccatatatgaaagatccacaGCCAATAACATCAtcaatgaagaaaaactgaaaggttTCCTCCTAatgtcaggaacatgacagagatgtccactctcaccattgttgttcaacatagtgttggaatcCTCAGCAatcatacaagaaaaagaaataaaagacatccaaatcagcaaggaagaagacaagctttcactcttcacagacaacatgatgtTACACATGGAAAgcccaaagattccaccaaaaaactaataGAATGGATAGATGAATTATGCAACATTGGAGGAtataaatcaatgtacagaaattggttgcattcttatgcaccaataatgaagtagcagaaagataaattaaggaatcaatcctatttaccattgcacccaaaaccataaaattcctaggaataaacctaaccaaagtggtaaaagatctgtatgatgaaaactatagtaagcttatgaaataaattgaggaagacacaaagaaatggaaaaacattccacgttcatggattggaaaaactaatactgttaaaatgtctatactacccaaagcaatcaacacgttcaatgtaatccctatcaaaatggcaccagaatttttcacagagatagaacaaacaattctaaaatttgaatgggattagaaaagacccagaatagccaaagtaatattgaaaaagaaaatcaaagtaggaggcatcacaattccagactttaagttatattacaaagctatagtaatcaaaacagtgaggtactgacacaaaaacagacatgttcatcaatggagcagaatagaaaacccagaaatggatccacaacttTATGGTCTATTCTTCAACAAGGCAgaaaatatgcaatgggaaaaaagacagtctcttctacaaatgctgttgggagaactggacagtgacctgcagaataatgaaactggaccaccctcttacaccatacacaaaagtaaattgaaaatggatgaaagacctaaatgtgagacagaaaaccatcaaaatcctagaggataacacaggcagcaacctctttgaccttggccatggcAACTTTCTACTACAGATGTCTCCAGACActggggaaataaaagcaaaaatgaactattgggacctcattaagataaaaagcttctgcacaatgaaggaaacaatcaacaaaagtaaaagttaaCCTATGGAATAGGCAAAGATATTcacaagtgacatatcagataaaaagcTAGTATtcgaaatctataaagagcttgtcaaagtcaacacccaaaaaacaaataacccagttaagaaatgggcagagacatgaagagacacttttccaaagaagacatacaaatggctaacagatacatgaaaaactggtcaacatcactcatcatcagggaaattaaaatcaaaaccaaaatgaaataccaCATCACACAcatcaaaatagctaaaattaacaactcaggaaacaacagatgttgttgaggatgtggagaaaggggaactttcttacacttttggtgggaatataaactgctGCATCCATTCTGGacaaagtgtggaggttcctcagaaaattaaagatagaactaccagCAATTttactgctaggtatttatccaaaggatacaaaaatacttacTCAAAGGAGCACATACAcctcaatatttatagcagcactattaacaatggccaaattatgaaaagagcccaaatgtccattgactgaagaatgaataaagaagatgtatacatataatatggaatattactgtcatcaaaaagaatgaaatctttttgaAATCATTAGAAATTTTGCCAGTTGCAATGACATAAATGGAACTAGAGtgctttatgctaagtgaaataagccagttagagaaagaaaaataccatattgtttctctcatatgtggaatttaagaaaccaagtagatgaacataggggaagggaaagaaaaataacataagataaaaatagagaggaaggtaaatcataagagactcttaactacagagaacaaactgaaggttgctaaAGGGGAGGTAGGGGTGGGTGGGCCAAATgagtgataggcattaaggagtgcacttgttgagatgagcactgtgtgttatatgtaaatgatgaaacactaaattctattcctgaaaacagtactacattatatgttaactaacttgaatttaagtaaaatcttggaagaaaaaaaattgaaggtgaAGGATGAAACCATTTAAGTGTTGATTTGGAATTATTACACagaaaaaccttggtttgtgagcataattcattctgaaaacatgcttgtaatcaaAAGCACTTGTATAGAAAGCAAATTTCAACAActgttggctcagttgtgatcatgtggcgTTCCgcatcacgtactacttgtattgcaacattactcatttatcaagttaaaatttattataaatgttttctctccttgcagaacactcacagaacaagtcaCTTGCAATCCAAGAttctattgtatttgttttttcaggCACTAACTGGGTTACATATATAACTGATACTTGGCcatgatttcattttcctttaaagttcTTATGAGAATATGtcagatattttctattctgaGACTTTTCTAggaaaacctttttgtttttatggtaatGAATGTATTCCTTTAAAACTTTCTTTGCAAAACTGAAgtgtattttttacaattttactgTCAGTTTTAAATTGTGTTCACATGTGTTTCAACAGTTAATTTAGTATGAATTTCTTCAATTAAAGCAGtataatttaaaacagaaaatttgtatttctatttgtatGAAAAGTATAGATTTTATACTCTCGTGATGCTTATGAATCTTAGTTAatatatttgacattattttctaGTTACTATTCATTATTTCATATGAACTACACACATTTGATCCCCTGTTACATCCAATGCCACATTTATCACAGTTTGGTATGTATCCACTgaaagacatatttttttctgcataaaaCCACATACAccaaatatcaaatatataactTTGCTAAAATCATATTATGAATTAATCAgtttgcaaaaggaaaaaggtATTAAACTCATTTGTACAGTCAAATAAAGAGAAGTTTGATcttgataaatgtttaacaatgtTTTTTACACATCTTTGTAAAATGTTCACTATGTAACAAAGAAATGATTGTAAAGCAAAATTGAAATTGTAAAAGACCCCATGTTAGTGATTGCAAACGAATCTAGATATCAATTAACCTTATGAAgctctcatattttttttaattaaaagtaaccAATGTATATGGAAGTATATGCAGATCTACCTTGGTAAACATATTTTGTATCATCACTGCACATTCATTCCATCTTCAGGAATTTCAGAATCTCTTTGTTCTCCTTTGCCTTGTGAAACATTTCAAAATcctaaaaggaattaaaattaacTTGTAACATCAATGCTGATAATTTCACTTATGAAACAATTAAATTCAAGTGTCAAGGTCAGTTTGCTAATTATCTTGCCTAGGCCTTTGCAAATGTCTACCAGCTAAGTTAGTTAAAAGAATTTCCCCAAGGTATCAGTTATTTCATCCTATAACGTATGGTGAAAAATACTGTGTATCTCCAAACAAGCAGCAtgatatactttccttttatggtATTTTTCATAATGAAGTACACATTGCCTTATCTTCAGGAACACAATTAAGttattatgtaaatgaaaaaacCTCACCCTCACAGTCCATAAATGTATTGTTTCCCCatttatataatcttaaaatacgaaatgaaaataaaataaaaatggaaatttactcTTACCCCACAATATTCTTGGCCATTGAATATCTGAGGTGGCAGAGCCCTAGGGGTAGAAACTTTAGTCCTCATTTCCTGAAGTATTTTCAAACTCACAGAAATATctattaattcatattttattttgtaagtatcTAAAATTCTGGTAacttcttcctgtctctgcttcACCTAGACAGACAAAGATATAAAGATATGGAAAGATGTTAATCAACTGGCCccaatgttttatgttttatttttattttccctatcCATTATGCTATGGTAGGGTAATAGATTTTAATGGTGTGATTTTTTTGAGCAGCAAAATTAGGTAATTTTATTGtgataaacacatatacatacacacatatatagtatatatgtttaATATGTATATGAAGAAATACAGTAAGGTGTCAGTGGGAGTTAAAAATGTCTAATGGGGtataaatatttaccatattgatttcaaacttcatatGAAATGGTATGAACATTCTGCTAACAGTTGAAGCACACATTTCAGCTCATCACTGCATTAATTTATGCTAATATCTATGGTAGTCCTGTGTAGGAAATGAATAGGATACCaggtttttacatttaaaagaacaaactGCATGTTCTTAACAATAATTGGAGACTATGCCTAAGTGAGGAGATAAAatctacagaatgagaaaataaatcagaggATTAAGATTTACAAAAACTGTGAGTGAATAAAAGTGGTCAGTTCTTGCTATGTCCTCCTATATGAACTTTACATATCTGTTATCTGTTATAAAAGGCTGTATATCCACCCCCATTGTCTTTTACCCTGAAACACTACTGCCAAAGTATAATTGTAATAATTGGTTATCTTTTAAACatagtgtaggggcacctgggtggctcagttggctaagcgtttgacttcggctcaggtcatgatcttgcggttcatgagttcaagccccatgtcgggctctgtgctgacagctcagatcctggaccctgcttcagattctgtgtctccctctctctctgcaacccccccccccgctcatgctctgtctgtctctctcaaatataaaatataaaaaaaaattaaatagtttataAGTACATTTTTTGTTAATAACTGTaacataaatcttaaaatttgagTTTTCTACATTTTCACATGACAATCTTGGGCAATTTTGCCACATAAAATCTGTGATGCTAGAATaagaaaacatatgtaaaatCAATTTGACAAGTACAAACCCCAGTTTATTCAATTATGACTTCTGTGAAAGTGCATGgcagaaggttttttgtttgatgacttaaaaatataatccagTCAGGCTTAGAAAACCTTGTCTATTTCCAACTGATAGTGGAGAAGTTTCTGAAATTCCATCATGCAACATTTCTACTTTCTGAGGCTCATTAGTCTTCAAAATTGCAAAAGCATGATTCATGTGACTTAAGTCacatttttatagtgttttttttcaaaactctttttAGAGGAACCACATTATGAAAACAGTTGTTTAGACTAGTGCTAACCTGAGTGTGATTTATAAGACCAGCGTCATCAGCCTTATCCCACCCCAAAACTATAGAATTTGGGAATGGTTCTCAGGaatgttttaacaagccctccagatgaTTTTTATGTTACagtttgagagacacagaccaACAGTTGGGTGAATCTTCTGCTGCATCCATTATGGTCCTTAATGATTTCAAATCATTCCCTCTTATAGAATCTTAGTACCATATCCAATAACATAAATTACAATGTTAAAAATAGTCAAAAGGTCCATGATTTTCGTTTTAAAACTGcttcttgttattgttgtttcttaGTACCCAGGTGAAATCCTTAGTTGTTAAGGCTTTATGCAGAAGCAATGCACTATTTCTAGGCTGAGATAAAATCTCATTGCTCCTTGCATCTATCATGGTGCCTAACACACCGAAGGAGTGTGATGAATGTTAGCCATTTATAATCCATTCTAAATTCTTCAGTTTTCATGCTTTTCCAAAAACTTTGCAGAATGAGGTTCTTAGACATATAACATTCCTTGTATAGCTGAGCTGTGATAACCATTAGccagccacatgtgactattgagaacttgaagtgtggctagtccaaaatgaaatgttctgtaaGTACAAAATACATACTGGATTTTGAGGACTTAATATGGAAATACATAacatctctttttaaatattggttATATGTTGCAATGATAACATTTTGTAACCtttgtgttaaataaaatatattaaaatcaatctcatctctttttttaagtcattactagaaaatttaaaattacacatgtggCTCACAATATATTGTTGTTTGAAACCACCGTTCTACAATATTTCCTACAACATGGTCAAAATAGTTCATCTAAACTGTAACCTAAG from Leopardus geoffroyi isolate Oge1 chromosome X, O.geoffroyi_Oge1_pat1.0, whole genome shotgun sequence includes the following:
- the LOC123595079 gene encoding SH3 domain-binding glutamic acid-rich-like protein 3 encodes the protein MSSIKVYYTSVSGSREVKQRQEEVTRILDTYKIKYELIDISVSLKILQEMRTKVSTPRALPPQIFNGQEYCGDFEMFHKAKENKEILKFLKME